Proteins encoded together in one Papaver somniferum cultivar HN1 unplaced genomic scaffold, ASM357369v1 unplaced-scaffold_21, whole genome shotgun sequence window:
- the LOC113339248 gene encoding UDP-glycosyltransferase 72B3-like has translation MEATSDIAQPHIIMLPSPGMGHLISFVELAKRLVHNHGFSVTFTIPTDTGSPSKAQKSVLDSLHSSIKSIFLSPVDISDLPANVKGETKISLMVTRSVPSLSNSFKHIGSTHRVVAFVVDAFGTDTFDAANEFNIKPYVFFATTAMTLALFSYFPKMDE, from the coding sequence ATGGAAGCAACTTCAGATATCGCCCAACCCCATATCATTATGTTGCCAAGTCCAGGTATGGGTCATCTTATATCATTCGTCGAGTTAGCTAAACGACTCGTTCATAATCATGGTTTCTCAGTTACATTCACTATTCCAACTGATACTGGGTCTCCTTCTAAAGCTCAGAAATCTGTTCTTGATTCCCTTCATAGTTCTATAAAATCTATATTTTTATCTCCTGTTGATATAAGTGATTTACCAGCTAATGTTAAGGGTGAAACGAAGATTTCGCTAATGGTAACTCGTTCAGTTCCATCTCTTTCTAACTCGTTTAAACACATTGGGTCGACTCATAGGgttgttgcttttgttgttgatgCTTTCGGAACTGATACTTTTGATGCTGCAAATGAGTTTAATATCAAACCTTACGTTTTCTTTGCAACAACGGCTATGACTTTAGCGTTGTTTTCATATTTTCCTAAAATGGATGAATAG
- the LOC113339481 gene encoding hydroquinone glucosyltransferase-like: MQDRKNDSYTWILHHAKRYKLAAGVLLNTFDEFETDAIKSLKGNESGNPPIYPIGPLIRTGENGNVSDESGCLKWLEDQPLGSVLFISFGSGGTLSSEQLTELALGLEMSEQRFLLVARSPSDKAANAFFNPQGISDPFDFLPEGFLERTKKLGLVVDSWAPQVQVLSHTSTGGFLTHCGWNSTLESTVHGVPLIAWPLYAEQKMNALMLEDLKVAIRPKADERGIIRRDEISRVVKGLMEGEEGKNIRSRMTELQSAATNVLQENGSSAKSLDELANVWKNQATA, translated from the coding sequence ATGCAAGATAGGAAAAATGATTCCTACACATGGATTTTACACCATGCCAAAAGGTATAAACTTGCTGCCGGTGTCTTGCTAAATACCTTTGATGAATTCGAAACAGATGCTATTAAGTCTTTGAAGGGGAATGAATCAGGCAACCCACCGATTTATCCGATTGGACCGCTTATCAGGACAGGGGAGAATGGCAATGTATCTGATGAGTCGGGTTGTTTGAAGTGGTTGGAGGATCAGCCACTTGGCTCCGTTTTATTCATCTCGTTTGGAAGTGGTGGAACACTCTCTAGTGAGCAATTGACCGAATTGGCTCTAGGCCTGGAAATGAGTGAGCAAAGATTTCTGTTGGTTGCTAGAAGTCCCAGTGATAAGGCTGCAAATGCATTCTTCAATCCCCAAGGTATCAGTGATCCTTTTGATTTCTTGCCAGAAGGGTTCTTAGAAAGAACCAAAAAACTtggtttggttgttgattcatgGGCTCCTCAAGTACAAGTTCTTAGCCACACATCGACAGGCGGCTTCTTAACTCATTGTGGATGGAATTCAACACTTGAAAGCACAGTACACGGCGTCCCTTTAATTGCATGGCCGCTCTATGCTGAGCAGAAAATGAATGCTCTAATGCTTGAAGATTTGAAGGTTGCAATAAGGCCAAAGGCAGACGAACGAGGGATTATAAGACGTGATGAGATTTCTAGAGTTGTCAAGGGACttatggaaggagaagaaggtaAGAATATTAGGAGCAGGATGACAGAACTTCAGAGTGCTGCAACAAATGTGTTACAGGAAAATGGGTCTTCAGCTAAGTCACTTGATGAATTGGCAAATGTATGGAAAAATCAGGCAACCGCATAG